A window from Bacteroidales bacterium encodes these proteins:
- a CDS encoding RNA polymerase sigma factor — MTINEYNKTVNRFSDNVYRFILKNLKNEERAQDIIQDSFEKLWINRKAVIYEKAKSYLFTTAYRTMIDVIRKEKRMSLTNDRQVFESIHEDNYSDIQEILHEAIKQLSETQKSVILLRDYEGYSYKEIAEITELSEAQVKVYIYRARVFLKNYIGKIENIV; from the coding sequence ATGACAATAAACGAATACAATAAAACTGTAAATAGGTTTTCTGATAATGTCTATCGTTTCATTCTTAAAAATTTAAAAAATGAAGAGCGAGCACAAGATATTATTCAGGACAGCTTTGAGAAGTTGTGGATAAACAGAAAAGCAGTCATTTACGAAAAAGCAAAATCATACTTATTTACAACAGCGTACAGAACGATGATTGATGTAATCAGAAAAGAAAAAAGAATGAGTTTAACAAATGACAGGCAAGTGTTTGAGTCAATTCATGAGGATAATTATTCTGATATTCAAGAAATTTTGCACGAAGCAATTAAACAATTGTCAGAAACACAAAAATCGGTTATTTTGTTAAGAGATTATGAGGGATATTCATACAAAGAAATTGCAGAAATTACCGAGTTATCAGAGGCACAGGTTAAAGTATATATTTACAGGGCAAGAGTTTTTTTAAAAAATTATATCGGAAAAATTGAAAATATAGTATAA
- a CDS encoding M1 family metallopeptidase produces MDLTFEKMKKHFTAIIIIICFSNIIFAQNKDFRNNIDVLHYSINLDITNFINREISGNTVVKLSPVKKDITEIQLDLLKMEIDSVFLFNEKVTDYKYDGKYIIIPYKPEVSDGECCTQLNIYYHGHPVQDASWGGFFFSDSTAYNIGVGMAAEPHSFGRVWFPCIDSFTDKATYNYNIKVPEGYKAVCSGVLESETKNEDKTVTFSWSLKQEVPTYLVSVAVAKYDIVEDIYKGIKRDIPISLYVYPEDYENAVYSFQNLKKALASFEKGYGEYVWDRVGYVEVPFTSGAMEHVCNIAYPEYAFDSTLFRETLMAHELSHHWFGNLVTCRTSGDMWLNEGWASFSEALFKEDVYGKEAYKEYVRENHIKVLTQAHIRDNGYRAVYGVPHDYTYGTTVYDKGADVAHTLRDYMGDSLFFNSLTAYMKAFSYRAADTYEFRDFMSKHSGVDLIPFFDTWVFEKGFPHFSINSFNVEKIKTEYKAEVIIAQRLVARDFYGEQNKINLTFVDENLGFHKKRAVMSGPSETLNFFLSSKPVAVLIDAEEQISDATVDNYKIFTKPETYNFPYTDFSIIFSKLKEKAVVQSIVNFIKPEYKNIEGYKLSDVQYWEIRGAATDKYSAEGSFFASMTENNFDEFFDEAVFLYRPNVYTKFEEIDTKSTEINEFEGILTVKNFKFGQYVLAVKK; encoded by the coding sequence ATGGATTTAACTTTTGAGAAAATGAAAAAGCATTTTACGGCAATTATAATAATCATATGTTTTTCAAATATAATTTTTGCCCAAAACAAAGATTTCAGAAACAATATTGATGTTTTACATTATTCAATAAACTTGGATATTACAAATTTTATAAACAGAGAGATTTCCGGAAATACGGTTGTTAAATTAAGTCCTGTTAAAAAAGATATTACGGAAATTCAATTAGACTTACTGAAAATGGAAATTGACTCCGTTTTCTTGTTTAATGAAAAAGTTACGGATTATAAATACGACGGAAAATACATCATTATTCCGTACAAACCTGAAGTTTCAGACGGAGAATGTTGCACACAACTTAATATTTATTATCACGGTCATCCGGTGCAAGATGCGTCTTGGGGCGGCTTTTTCTTTTCCGACAGCACTGCATATAATATTGGTGTCGGTATGGCAGCCGAGCCACACAGTTTCGGCAGGGTTTGGTTTCCGTGTATCGACAGCTTTACCGATAAAGCAACTTATAATTATAATATAAAAGTTCCTGAAGGATACAAAGCAGTTTGCTCCGGAGTTCTTGAAAGTGAAACAAAAAATGAAGATAAAACAGTTACGTTTTCTTGGAGTTTAAAACAAGAAGTTCCAACATATTTGGTGTCGGTTGCCGTTGCAAAATATGATATTGTTGAAGATATTTATAAAGGTATAAAGCGAGATATTCCGATTAGTCTCTATGTTTATCCCGAAGATTACGAAAACGCTGTTTATTCTTTTCAAAACTTAAAGAAAGCACTGGCTTCTTTTGAAAAAGGATACGGAGAGTATGTTTGGGACAGGGTAGGTTATGTGGAGGTTCCTTTTACTTCCGGAGCAATGGAACATGTTTGCAATATTGCTTATCCTGAATATGCTTTTGACAGTACTTTGTTTCGAGAAACATTAATGGCACATGAACTTTCGCATCATTGGTTCGGGAATTTAGTTACCTGCAGAACCTCCGGTGATATGTGGCTGAATGAAGGCTGGGCATCCTTTTCGGAAGCATTATTTAAAGAAGATGTTTACGGAAAAGAAGCGTATAAAGAGTATGTTCGAGAAAATCATATAAAAGTACTGACTCAGGCACATATTCGTGATAACGGATACAGAGCTGTTTATGGTGTACCTCATGATTATACATACGGAACAACAGTTTATGATAAAGGAGCCGATGTTGCTCATACATTAAGAGATTATATGGGCGACAGTTTATTTTTTAATTCTCTTACGGCTTACATGAAAGCATTTTCGTACAGAGCTGCCGACACATACGAATTCAGAGATTTCATGTCAAAGCATTCAGGAGTAGATTTGATTCCGTTTTTTGACACCTGGGTATTTGAAAAAGGATTTCCGCATTTTTCAATAAATTCATTTAATGTTGAAAAAATAAAAACAGAATACAAGGCAGAAGTAATAATAGCCCAAAGATTGGTTGCTCGTGATTTTTACGGAGAACAAAACAAAATTAATCTGACGTTTGTTGATGAAAATTTAGGGTTTCACAAAAAAAGAGCAGTTATGTCCGGTCCGAGTGAAACATTAAATTTTTTCCTTTCTTCTAAGCCCGTTGCAGTATTAATTGATGCAGAAGAACAAATTTCGGATGCTACGGTTGATAATTATAAGATCTTTACAAAACCGGAAACATATAACTTTCCCTATACAGATTTTTCAATAATTTTCAGCAAGTTAAAAGAAAAAGCTGTTGTGCAAAGCATTGTAAACTTTATTAAACCGGAGTATAAAAACATTGAAGGTTATAAATTATCCGATGTTCAATATTGGGAAATCAGGGGTGCTGCTACCGATAAATATTCAGCAGAGGGTAGCTTTTTTGCAAGTATGACAGAAAATAATTTTGATGAGTTTTTTGATGAGGCTGTTTTTCTTTATCGTCCGAATGTTTATACAAAATTTGAAGAAATTGATACAAAATCAACTGAAATTAATGAATTTGAAGGTATATTAACAGTAAAAAACTTTAAATTCGGTCAATATGTATTAGCAGTTAAAAAATAA
- a CDS encoding aminopeptidase P family protein produces the protein MFSKELYISRRKKLKNLVNDGLILIPGNSDVPFNYPANIYTFRQDSSFLYFFGINQPNIIGIIDTNSGEEYMFGNDVDIDDIIWMGELPTMKDFSLKNGVKNTAPLQKADEFIEKALKQGRKIHFLPVYRAKTKLQLQKLLGIPADDLNKNTSEELIKAVVKLRSVKDKYEIEDIEHSVDVAYKMHTTAMKMAMPGMTEQEIFGKMEGIALAHGGPVSFPVILSVNGQILHNHHHNNTLKAGQLLVADAGAESAMHYCSDITRTSPVGGKFSVKQKDIYEAVLDANVEVIKNSKPGVAYKDMHLLSAKIIAERLKAVGLMKGNVDVAVANGAHALFYPHGLGHMMGLDVHDMEGLGENFVGYNDEYKRSEQFGLAFLRMGRKLEEGFVMTVEPGVYFIPALIDIWKKEKKHTDFINYDKVEEYRDFGGIRIEDDILITKDSCRVLGKPIPKTVKEIEDLMRG, from the coding sequence ATGTTTTCAAAAGAATTATATATTTCAAGAAGAAAAAAGTTAAAAAATTTAGTTAATGACGGTTTAATCCTTATTCCCGGCAATTCAGACGTTCCGTTTAATTACCCTGCAAATATTTATACTTTCAGACAAGATAGTTCGTTTTTGTATTTCTTCGGAATTAACCAACCGAATATTATCGGCATAATCGACACAAATTCAGGAGAAGAATATATGTTCGGTAACGATGTTGATATTGATGATATTATTTGGATGGGAGAGCTTCCGACAATGAAAGATTTCTCTTTAAAAAATGGTGTAAAAAATACTGCACCTTTGCAAAAAGCCGATGAGTTTATTGAAAAAGCCTTGAAACAAGGCAGAAAAATACACTTCTTACCGGTTTATCGTGCAAAAACAAAATTACAACTTCAAAAATTATTGGGAATTCCTGCCGATGATTTAAATAAAAACACTTCGGAGGAACTGATAAAAGCAGTTGTTAAACTTCGTTCCGTAAAAGATAAATATGAGATTGAAGATATTGAACATTCCGTTGATGTTGCATATAAAATGCACACAACAGCAATGAAAATGGCAATGCCCGGAATGACAGAACAAGAAATTTTCGGAAAAATGGAAGGTATTGCTTTGGCACACGGAGGTCCTGTTTCTTTTCCTGTTATATTATCCGTAAACGGGCAAATTCTTCATAATCACCACCATAACAACACACTAAAAGCCGGTCAATTATTGGTTGCAGATGCCGGAGCTGAATCTGCCATGCATTATTGCAGCGATATTACCCGAACTTCGCCTGTAGGCGGAAAGTTTTCTGTAAAACAAAAAGATATATATGAAGCTGTTTTAGACGCAAATGTTGAAGTTATTAAAAACAGCAAACCTGGAGTTGCATACAAAGATATGCACCTGCTGTCTGCAAAAATAATTGCCGAGCGATTAAAAGCAGTAGGTTTAATGAAAGGAAATGTTGATGTTGCTGTTGCAAACGGAGCACATGCATTATTTTATCCTCACGGCTTAGGACATATGATGGGGCTTGATGTTCACGATATGGAAGGTCTCGGTGAAAACTTTGTGGGTTATAACGATGAATATAAAAGAAGTGAGCAATTCGGCTTAGCATTTTTAAGAATGGGACGAAAACTTGAAGAAGGATTTGTTATGACCGTTGAACCGGGTGTATATTTTATTCCGGCATTAATCGATATTTGGAAAAAAGAAAAAAAACATACCGACTTTATTAATTACGATAAGGTAGAAGAATACAGAGATTTCGGTGGTATCAGAATTGAAGATGATATTTTAATAACAAAAGATTCTTGCAGAGTTCTCGGAAAACCGATTCCGAAAACGGTTAAGGAAATAGAGGATTTGATGCGAGGATAA